The nucleotide sequence TCCAACTACAGCAAAATGCCACTTCACTTAATATGACACGCATTAGGCCAACAGTTAGCTTTCTTATCTCAATCTTAGCTTTCCCCAAACTCTAACAAATTGATCTCCACAAGAAAAAAGATAAACGCTCCCCAATTGCCTACGAAATGTTTTGCTTAACTGAAGGTGCCGCACCTACACGAATCTATGGAGTAATAAACGATTGGCGATGTCTCTATTTGAAAGCGAAGACAAAAGAGAGATACATAACTGGGCTTTTCTTTGAACGTCAAAACTATGCACGACAAGGGTTAAATTCAGCAAGTACAGTTACACAGACTTTCACTTGGAATGCCAGACAGCTGTTATTGGAGCTGTCACTGGCGTcctgactttttttaaaaatcagttttgACAGACAGCAGACCTGACTGTTAAAACACGTTTCTCTAGTCCCGGGTGTCAGTATTTAGGATTACCAGATGTAACGCTCGGTCCCCTGGGTGCTCTATAGACAGACGTTCAATAAACAAATGCAGTAACCTACGTACTCAACATCCAGTTTACACACAATGCTCGTTACAATCACGCGCAGTAACACCGCGGCTTCATCTTCCAAGCAGCTATAACAAACTCTGCTGAAGGACTTTGTCTGCTTCAGCTTAGCTTGGTTTTGTCGATTTATTTCATATAATTTCTTTATTTGCTTTTACTGTTCGCTGCAGAGGATGCATGTGCTAGGGAAATGTTGCAAAATAAACAGAGACGCAACACTACCGCTCTTAAATTCGTATGTCATTATTCTCGCCTCAGTTTTGAATCAGTCTCGTGTCCGTTACCTCGGTCACAGCGAGGTACTTGACCAAGGTTAAACCAGACTGGGAAACGTGCGTCCCTCTCACGTGTCTTTCCTTGTTGTAGTTTCAAGGTTCAGTGGATCTCAGTATAGTGTTATTTGGACAAAGATTATCTCCGACTGCAGCTCAATGATTTCTTACCACTGGCATAGTTCAGATTGTGTCCGTGGCAGTGCCTGCATCCAAGTTATTTAAACTCGCTGAAAGTACCCAAcaaacaaagtatttatttacaatatatttattttaacacgttttacCAGAGGGGTCTACAGGCACAACATTACAAAGTGAATCAAAGCCGTAACTTTAAAGCTCACAGAGTGCGCGTACTTACAGTCTTAATGTAATCTTTCCCATCTATAAACGAGGAAAATCCATGTTAATTGAACCTATCCACAACTGTTATAAGGATGTGTTTTTTAAGGACCGTTTTTTAACgccctttttaattaattaaatacagtttgcATTTCACAAAACCTTTCGGATGTCTAAACCGAGAATGGTTATAAACTTTCTCCAAAAAATGATCATTAAAAAACATTCCTAAAACAATCTCTGaattatattttgtaacaacttgAGAACGCTTAAGAAATCTTGGATTTGAGTTTATAGAATGCAAGTTATTTAAAGACTAGAGTAAAAGAAACCAAACACAAAACTTAAGTAAACCTCGGTAAGTCAAGCTTTACTTTTTTCTTATAGCGTGTGATGTTATTTTTGTGGTACGCgttaaaacgtgttttttttccctctcagCATTCAGCATTAACTGATGAGCGACAAATTGGGTTCTCTAACATATAAACATATACGACTGTGCAGGTGACCTACAGTTTGCCTTGTTCGTAGTCATGTGTGCAGTAGtcattgacagcgtaccattgTGCTTGTTCCTGCGCTTTCAGCCGGGATCTGCTGGCTGCAGCAAGGACGCGATCAGAAGTGCGCGGTGATACTGAACACGGAGGTGTCCCACGAGGAGTGCTGCGGGAACGGCAGTTTGGAGACGGCCTGGTCCAACTACACCCTGTCCATCAACAAGATCAGCCTCATGGGCTTCCTGGGGATGGTCACATGCAAGCCCTGCAAAGGTAATGCAGCCGTGCTGGGGTATTAGGGGAGGGGTGGGGTATTAGGGGAGGGGTGGGGTATTAGGGAGCCTTGCTGGGGTATTAGGGAGCCGTGCTGGGGTATTAGGGAAGGGGTGGGGTATTAGGGGAGGGGTGGGGTATTAGGGAGCCTTGCTGGGGTATTAGGGGAGGGGTGGGGTATTAGGGAGCCGTGCTGGGGTATTAGGGGAGGGGTGGGGTATTAGGGAGCCTTGCTGGGGTATTAGGGGAGGGGTGGGGTATTAGGGAGCCGTGCTGGGGTGTTAGCGGAGGGGTGGGGTATTAGGGAGCCGTGCTGGGGTATTAGGGGAGGGGTGGGGTATTAGGGAGCCGTGCTGGGGTGTTAGGGGAGGGGTGGGGTATTAGGGAGCCGTGCTGGGGTGTTAGGGGAGGGGTGGGGTATTAGGGGAGGGGTGGGGTATTAGGGGAGTGGTGGGTGATGCTGTGCAGGGTTCTAGGGCTCCTTTAAGGGTCCTGTTTTGCGCTGTGCAGTTACAACAATGACCTCATTTAGCAATTCTTTAATAACACCTTTTATATttgtttctaaaaatatatactgtgtatcaCAATGCAGGTATTTTAGTCTGGAGTATTTATGTTCAATAAAgggacatttttaaaaacaatttaaaaagagaaaatctAGGCCTAGGTTACAAATTACAAGTGGATGATCaatcctaagagaaagggtgctccctgcagtccagggcaggcttgaggcatggagactgaactgctccctccctcaccccctaagagaaagggtgctccctgcagtccagggcaggcttgaggcatggagactgaactgctccctccctcaccccctaagagaaagggtgctccctgcagtccaaggcaggcttgaggcatggagactgaactactgCTTGATTTGAAGGTTGTCTGTTGATTTGAGAAGCTACCACGTGACTTAAATGTTATTTCATAAGGGTAAGAAACTACAAAGGAGTCATTACAATTCTGCTGTCACACACTAACAATTGAAATGCAATAGCAATGGGAGAAACCATGGGCACAGAATGCCTAAATTTAGTACAGTTGATGTCCGGGAGATAGTTTGAGCTGTCTTAGTTCATACTTACCTTAGCAATTAACTGCTCAGCTCGGCTCAGCGTTGTCTTGAAGTACTTAAATTGTGCATTCAATTCAGAAAAAAGGTAATTATGGTAGGTAGGTCTGTGTTATTATCTGCGATTTGATGACAGCAAAGTCATTCGATCTCCTGAAATCTGTGACAGCGAACACCtgagagtgttttttttgtattgctttctgTGGGGTTCCTTCCTAAAGCTGTGTCAGCTTGAATACAGGGGTTTGAATGAGTAGTGTTCTGCGCGGGAGACAGTATATAAAACACTGAGTCTGGCGTCCTGTTTGGAGAtagttctttttttaatgctCTGGATGAAACCCAGATGTTTCTTTCCAGATTTCTCCAGCTGTTTGGAGTAGAATCCACCAGCCTCGACTCCAAACAGGCATTTGATGTCACATGAGGACATATTTAGCATCTCTTCAGCGTCGCTTCAATATGTACTGTTACCCATTGGAGCCCAGCCGGGCTAGACTGAAATGAACTTAAAATGATGAGAagccaaaaacaaaaccaaaaaaacacccaacaaaataacattgtattttaatagcTGTTTCATATCCAGTACCCCTTGCACTGTGCAAAATATTTGCAGACTTTGGCTACAAATGGCAACACATGTTACTTACTAGCATTTTGGAAAGCATGTGCTCAGCCTTCATTTGCTGTGGTATCACAACCAGCTGggcttttattaaaatgaaaagctttGTCCCACAATCATGCTTGGAGgttatatatatttgaattatctgtactctctctctctctctcttctaccAAACAAAGTACTATTGAGTCAAACCTGGCTGCTAAAACAATAGATTTTTTGAGAAGATGAAATTTGAAATTTAAACACATGCTATCGTTTTAACGAATCAGCCTACGTTAAAAGAGATTTTTGATAAACAAACTTATTAAATCGCAGTTCCAGAATGCTTTCCACATGCTGCAAAGGTCTGGTAttcataaagcaaaaaaaaaaaaaaaccaaaaacatgccCTTCTTTTTTATTGCACATATTTAATACAGCGGACCGCACAGGTAATGTCGTTACAGTGCACACATGTGTGGGGAGTTACTGCTCAGCGGTTCAAAGTCATGTTTGGGCAGTAAGCTGTGCTTTATACATAAAGTTTTATAGTGAAAAAAAAGTCTAGACCAGCCATGGACAAATGCAATCCTTGAGGACCAATCTTAAGAGGAATAATGTAGCTCTAAGACCAGGATTGATTCAATTAGACAGTAAACTGGAAGCACTGCTTATGTGCCATCATCATTTTGGATATTCAGGTCCTGGGTCAGATGCACCACAGTTCCCCACCCTCTCCTCCAGATAGTGATGCTCCTGTAGTTTTCAATTCATTCCAGCACAGGTCCCTCGTGTATTGAATTGAGTAGCCCACAGACGTGTTTCATTCAGGTTTGTAAGTGTTTAACTGGAGTGTTCAATCCTGGATCAGAATGGACTGTActacaattttattttataattattattattagatattgCCTGGCTAAAGCCAGTCTAGTAGACCTTTTCAAGCATTTTTCAAGGACGTTTCGATTGCTCACACTGTGACTTCAACCCCACGAAACTGTTTTTTTCTGCCAAACTTAAGCATAattatttaaaactatatatgaataaaatatgtgtttcatATATGCAAAAAGTATAGAGCGTATGTATTGTAAAGCTTTATGTTGAAAGTGTCGCGAGAGTTGCCTACAtttgttatttgtgtttattttattttccccagAAACCTGCGACGGTGTGTACTGCGGACCCAGCAAGGTGTGTAGAATGAAGCAGGGGCGCCCCCACTGCGCATGCGCCCCGGACTGCTCCCACATCAACCGCAGGCAGCCTGTGTGCGGCGGAGACGGCAACACTTACCGGGATGAGTGCGCCCTGCTGCTGGCTCGGTGCAGGGGTCACCCCGACCTGGTTGTCATGTACCAGGGAGAGTGCAAGAGTGAGTGTAGCTAGCTTTTGGTGGGTGACAACACGCTATTGCAATGACCAAGACGACTTTGGGTCGGGTAATTTCAATCTGCCAGCGGTGCTAGAATAGCGTTCTCTTTCTTCAAATTTTAAATGcagaaatagtaaaataaacttacatacatacatttttgtcTTCAATTCAATGACGTGAGTTTAGTtaagcatgaaaaaaataaaaaaaaactcacaagGCCTGCTTGACTGTgtgattatgttttgtttttattttgcgaCTGTTTTATTTAGTTCCGCGATTAAATATGCAATGTGCTGCTAGGAAAACAAGTCTTAAAGTAGTCTGAAGTTCTTTAGTATTAGTTTGCGGAATTATAATTCCaggagttgttttgttttttattcgaAAAACAAATGTGCTGATAGCGAGTTTGAGTTAAAACGCTTTGAGAATCTTGCATTTTaacgtttaaccctttcagtgctgaattattttttgtcgagctgaagaattcAGCACCTTTATTGAGTaagcatgtttgtttgttttttttacatacatttctaCACggcctcagactgggacctaggaatCCTgcgaggttccaacgtgatttccgacAGCATATGTTAAAATACTGCACTAGCTAGCGGTAGCATTTAACGTTTTAAACTCGGAGACTTCCAGCCACTAAACTGCAGCGCCAGTCGGTGCTGAGCGTGCAGTGGAAGCGCGTTAGTGCTCGTGCGCCTGTGCACAGCGCGGTGCGTGCCTGGCTTTGTGCAGCCACACTGAATACGAGTAACACAGGAAACATGTGCAATTACTTGATTCAAAGAGCCCCAACCATCTGTACATCGTTAAACACTGACAAAAAGGAGAGATTTGGATCATTTTTACAGCTTATTGTTTCCTGAGCCAGAATAAACAACGTTAAGAGGATACGTTTGTAATTGAGCCATTTTATCAAATTATCCAATCGGAGGTTAATGCAGGCCTCCCGCAGGCAGCAAAGAAAGCCAATGAAATTGGTTACTTCCTTTGAAAAAGCTAGAAGGCCATCCGCTGAGACGAGGGCCAGGTTTAGAGCAGAATGTAGCAGAGGCATGATCGCTTGCACAATGAAACATCttcaatgttaaaaaaacaaacggttttctttctttttttgctgcTAGCTAAATGAGAACAGAGCCTTCAAATACTGCAAcaaaatcactttttaaaacaaaagaacgctgtttgttttcaaaagtcTTTTGCTAACCTGCTTTTAGAGTACAGGGTGAGGAATTCCTTGCATCACAATGATGTTGGGGTTGCAGAAAGCCAACATCGTTTTTACAATGGGCCTTAACTTGAATTGCTCTCAAACCTATAAGAGTCGAGtgaacaaacattttggctagtgccttcattatTACCCAGAacacgtttgtctacttgacctaGTTTCTTATAAATTttacctttgatttttttttaatggcacctGTAATGTTAGAGTCAATACAACGAGTGCAAGGTGTGAGTGGATATATAACACAGCTAACTGTGCCCCCTCCTTCCCCCTTGCAGAGTCCTGCTCCCACGTGGTGTGTCCTGGCACCCACACGTGTGTCACGGACCAGACAGAGAGCGCTCACTGCGTGATGTGCCGCACCGCGCTGTGCCCTGTCCCCATGGCCGGCGGGCAGTCCATCTGCGGAAACAACAACATCACCTACCCCAGCGCCTGCCACCTCCGGAGAGCTACCTGCTTCCAGGGGCGCTCCATCGGAGTCCGACACTCCGGGCACTGCGCACGTAAGAGAACGCTGGCAAACGCGGGCACAGGAACGCACCACGGGCTGTGGTGACGAGGCATGACAGGCACATTGCTGAAGCGTTTCCTTGTGTTGATGTTGCAACATTAAAAGCAACACCACAAGCAAACGTGAAATACATTGCTTGGGTGGTTTGGTTCTGGTGTTGTAAGATTAGCAGGTGCTTTACCTCTTCAtttattaaagactggagttcatttattaaagactggagttaacgctttgaaaatgtggcccaacCTGTTTCATTTTGTAAGGTCAACGTATGATGCTGTACATATTTACCGTTTACTATTCAATTACACTGAGGTTCGTACTGCATGCCCCTTGTACTAGAATATTTAACTGCAATGAAACAGTGGAAGAGCAAGGCCACAGCCTCTTTCTTTGGTAAAACTTAGGAGATCTGATTTGACCTATATGCCCCCGGGATAAGCCGCAGATAgcttttagagcattttacagtgcCAGGAAGGGAATGCTCCTGGATTGCTCCAAGCACctatttttaggggtaatcctGTCATAACCAGGGACAGGATGTTGATGCAATCCAGAGGGATtcttcagtgctgtaaaatgctctaatacaaTCAAGAGGGATtcttcagtgctgtaaaatgctctaatacaaCCCAGAGGGATtcttcagtgctgtaaaatgctctaataccATCCAGAGGGATtcttcagtgctgtaaaatgctctaatacaaTCCAGAGGGATTCTTCAGtgttgtaaaatgctctaataccATCCAGAGGGATTCTTCAGTGCTGTAAATTGCTCTAATACAATCCAGAGGGAttttccagtgctgtaaaatgctctaatataATCCTGAGAGATTCTTCAGTGCTGTAGAATGCTCTAATACAATCCAGATGGATtcttcagtgctgtaaaatgctctaatacaaTCCAGAGGGATTCTCCAGtgttgtaaaatgctctaatacaaTCCAGAGGGATTCTTCAGTGCTGTAGAATGCTCCAATACAATCCAGATGGATtcttcagtgctgtaaaatgctctaatacaaTCCAGAGGGATTCTAAAGAATTGCTTGGTCTCGTCTGTAAAGTTTGCCCGTTTGTTTCTTTGCCCTCTTGCAGATTTGTACAAGCATGCTGAGGAGAATTGGGGCAGTCATGAGAACACGGTGTGAGCCGCTCCGTTTCCAGAGGCTGCAGCAGCATTTCTACACTCGCAGCCGGAGGGGAAACCCGACAGGAACGAACGCAAGCCAACAGAAGCAGAAGCAACACAATGTCCAGGTTCACAACTGTACGAAAGGGTTATAATTCAGAAGAAAACGTAActttcacgcacacacacacacacacacacaaacacacacacacacacacacacacacacacacacacacacacacacatacaccaatCAAAAATGCTGGTAATCAAAGGGTCAGAACGCTGATGTGTTCTGGTTCTTTTATGGATGCTATATCTATAATACTTCTTCATATTTAAGTTAAAGAGTACTACAGACATGCTTGGGGTTCTCTCCAGTTTTGAAGAGGGGCAGGGCAGGGGTTCAGCGGGAGGGCACTGTTGTGTGCCCGATGGGGCGGGGGGTGGGTTGAGGCATTTCCCATTTAAATTACACACTCTTCCCATCATACTAGGGATTTGCGAAATCAAGTGTTCCACTCCAAACAACACATGCAGCTGTGCAGGAAAGTGGAGCCCTTTTACTCATGCCCTTGTGTTCTAGAACAACGGAACTGTGGTGATAATGATCATTCTAAACAGACATCCCGCTACTATAGATGGGCACTGCTACAGGGGCTTGGGGGTAGGAGTGTATCtctgaatcgcgatgctttctttacatgacacATAGTATCGTAATAGAGGTTTGTATCTTGATACAAGAGCAAAAGCACAATGTAGCTCACCaggtggttcttgaatgaagaataaacaCGGTTTACAGCTGGTAGGAATTCATTCAAGCAGCCCATCAGGACCCTCACATTGTGATTCATATGGTATCGCGACCTGCATATCATGATTCGCATCGTATCGTCACGTCAGTGTATAGTTACACCCCTGCTTTAAAACTGGAGAGAACATTACACACTGCATTACACAAGGGGCATTATGTGAATATTGTAAATTAAACACCCCAGATATTTATTGGAGTAAAAggtataaagaaaaataaaaaagttttatttatatattatagttTTTCACGTCATCTCCTGCTACCTTCAGAGATGTATTTATTATGAAgtgtttcaataaagtgtttTGGAGTTTTTATGCCTGTAAAGGTCATGCTGCTTTTAAAGTAGGTCAGCTGGTATTAATCAGTGGATGCTGGGAATTAGCTGTTGGTTTATAGAAAGAAAATATGTAATATTGAGATATTTTCAAGttatgtaatatacatatgtTTAATATGTATGCCATCTAATTGCAATGCCTGACAGTAAACTGAATAGAAATTCCCTTTTCCTGGTTGCAGCTGCAGCAATACATTGCTATAcattttgaagacattgagaaagacttctagctgaaacatttgtcattgaagtttcttttagtatttctaaataatcCCCACTAAACTGAACACTTACAAAATACTGTCTTAGTGTCTACAACTCTTATaacagtttaccacagtaattttgcatggtgattttgcagtttttctATTGTAGTTCCCTATAGTTATAAGCGCAGTTACCGTAGTTGATCATGGTTGgctatgcttttaatatgctttaccatacctctctgggcttaacTTTCATTATCCtccattacactttgctatgccttttgtattattattattattagtattattatttagcagatgcttgtatccaaaacaacttacagagatttggtggtgaactctgcatcacaactgctgctgcagagtcacttacaaaaggacctcggctttacgtctcatccgaaggacggggcacaaggaggttaagtgacttgctcagggtcacacacacacagtgagccagtggctgaactgggattgaacctggaaccgcCTGTAACAAGACCCTTACCACTATGGGACTCTTCAGGAAAAtcagcacattttaatttgaagctCTGGATACAGCATAGCATGGATATTATCAGGACATGGTCCTGCTTTAGCAGCAAAATGCTTCTTTTATTAACAAGAACTAAAAGACAAAGAGTACGGATACAATGTCTGAATTCCCCAGTGTCTGTGAGTCTCGCTCGCACATTCCAGGTTTTCTTCTTATCTTTATAATTATGCTGGTATAATCTGTAGTCTCGGGAGGGAGAGCCCAGACAAAATAACATTGTATTCCCTGCTTCAATAGAACACGCAGTACagcatgaaaaagaaaatgtgaaatgAAAACGTCCTCCCTGAAGACATATTCAAACCGAACTGCTTTCACCAAAGCATTGGGCTTGGTTTAGCACAGGTGGCTGGAGGTTCACTTAATTGAAAAAAGCAGCCTCCCATTTTGTAGCTGGTTATACTGCACCAGGTGACTCTTTGTTTCAGATGATCAGAAAGACAGTGGTCACTTCTCTGTCTCTATATGTTAAAAATGTTATTCTGTAAAGGGGAGTAAAACCAATCTCTATTTCGACTTTTGCTTGTAAAGCAAACCAAATTTGAGACACATACAGCTACACACAGAATTGGTAAATTAACACTATTTGAAAGCTTGATTTGAATATCATTATgatggtgtgtgtatatatatatatatatatatatatatatatatatatatatatatataagccatgaccgtaccacctatgacctgttccgcagtataaaggatCACCTTATAAAGAGTTACTTAGAATTATTTCTGCttgcatttaatgtattttgcagtACAGTATATGATATTTACTTGTTGTACTGTTGTAACTTGTACATATCAATGTGTTTACTTCACCACTGAGAGATCCTGTTATGTATTGTAtacttattttctatttttgtacTTCTGTAATATGCAACcataaatatattcatatatttgaCAGTAAAGTTTTGGGTTGGATTCCTTGTTATTCGCCTGATCTGACAGCAGTCAGCCTCCTGGATTCACAATGGTTAGTACGTGTGTCTGCTAGCCTACAAACCTACTCGCCTTTCAGCCCTGCAAAAACAGTTTTAATTACCTCCTGTGTTATACCCTTATACCCTAGCCACACAAAAATGCATTACTCACATGCGGTGAAACCACAATCATATTTTTAGGTGGTGTCGATAGGGCACAGCAGTCCCTCCTTCTCGTTTCTTTAATCACAACAATCAGTTCCTGTTTTATAGTAACTGTTTTCACTGATATGATTGACTCAGAGTTAATCCTCTTCAAGGGCAGAGCTGGAAATACTTGCAATCCAGCTTGATCTTTTATAGAGTGATCGTTGTCAATATATTTAACACGCTTAAGATTTTAATATATTCGCTGCAATTTTTATTAGGTTCCGGGATCCTTCCATAACCTCAAAACACGCAATCAATGTACAAATATGAGAAGCTGAGAAAAGTAGACAAGCATTTGGCTTGGTAACTTCTTTAGTGTACTAATAGCTTTACCTTTACCTTAAGCATCGATGTTCCTCATATAAAAAATAGaatgaa is from Acipenser ruthenus chromosome 49, fAciRut3.2 maternal haplotype, whole genome shotgun sequence and encodes:
- the LOC117428967 gene encoding follistatin-related protein 3, encoding MNFLAFSNILTCAILCQNIGRYSVNAGICWLQQGRDQKCAVILNTEVSHEECCGNGSLETAWSNYTLSINKISLMGFLGMVTCKPCKETCDGVYCGPSKVCRMKQGRPHCACAPDCSHINRRQPVCGGDGNTYRDECALLLARCRGHPDLVVMYQGECKKSCSHVVCPGTHTCVTDQTESAHCVMCRTALCPVPMAGGQSICGNNNITYPSACHLRRATCFQGRSIGVRHSGHCAHLYKHAEENWGSHENTV